In Sesamum indicum cultivar Zhongzhi No. 13 linkage group LG1, S_indicum_v1.0, whole genome shotgun sequence, the sequence TTCAGCAACAAGTGGGAGATCTACAATTCACAGAACCAAGAAGTGAAATTGGCAAACAGCAAAACACGACTTCTGCCCCACGCCCAATATGGAATCCTAACCCCCTTTGAGTGGACTCTGAGTGAAGACCAAGAAATGGATGAGAATGACAAGGTTTCCCATTTTTCTTTGGCTTGTGCCAGTGGACTTTGTATTTTCACTCGGGTCCACCCCCAATACTCATTTGTGTCCCACGTTGATATGTAAACTgttaggggaaaaaaaaagttggaatCTGTGTGATTCCTCAACGAAGTGAAATGGTGACACAGATTCTTGCACGTTACTATGTTGCCCTGCAGAGGtctttttgtaagttttactACTTTTGGATGAGGCCATATCAGATCTTTCCCTTGTTCAGATAAACATGAGGAGTTTCTTTGGGTAGGCAGGAAATATAGGAACGCAAAAGGAGAGCGTCGGGCACACTGCACAGCTGCAAGAAAGTAGAAGCATAGGAGGTCAACAATGATGGCTATTGGTTGGACCTCTTGAATGAAATCGTCATATGAATTATTACCAAGTGCTAGGTACAAAAGCCCATACGAAACTTATGTATATGTGATGTTCTTTTCTACAAATTCACCCAAAATGAGCCACCATTTTCAATGGTTATGTGAATGAACAAACCATACAAAAACCAACACGTGCAGTCTACATGTTGACAAAAACTTTCTTGCTAATATTTTCTTCCTACTTTGTTATCCTCCTAGTCCTTATCTTCAAGGGGGGAAAAAGAACCTTTTCCCAAATCTTTCTTACAAGACTGTTGAGGAGCCTGATCTAGTCCAAGAACCGGAAAACTCAACACCTACATAGTGGGTTTTGGTCCGTCTTTTTGACCTACCTCATCCAAGTTATGGGTTAGGCCTTTGTTTATACTGTAAAATATGATTAACTCATAAaagtttttgaagaaaaatatttctttgaatattttgGAAATCAAATTACACTGAGTCACtacatttaaattctttaactCACCTCAAAACAtgagttataaattaattaacttgaGTTTTCgtgaaaataaagttttatatattatccTTCAAGAATCCCTATGAATAACACTAtcattgatttatattttacaatgtTATATTGCTCTCTAAAATTGAATAGAGAGCACTATAATTGTAATTGGTACATTCTTCAGAGCTTGTCATGCATTCTTCAGAGCTGTGCCTATCATATTTGTgctttaattattctttaaataaataaagggaAGTGGAAACTTCAATCCTGCAAAGCTGGATTTGAAAGTTACTGTTTAAAGAAGCTGTCAAATACTTGAAGAATTCACCTCAATTGTTAACTGTAGCTGTTATATTCCCTGCCTTTTTCAGATGTTGTCTCAGGCTGGCTGTCTGAGATACTACACAGATCTCTTcttcatatttaaataacCTTCTTCTATGATGCCAACGTTATTTCTGCTGAAAGTTACAGTTACTGTGGTTAAGAATTGACCAACGGTAACCTGTTGTCTCGAGTATTTAATCCctgtttattaaatttttatcatatactATAAAGTCCAATGGAATATCAACAAATGCAGGCTGCACAGTGCTAAGACTACCTGTTAAAACTGATGAGTTCAGATTTTTCACTTAGtacaaattaatgatgtttaTCTATAGTAATTGCCACTGTATGTTGAGTTTCTCTAAACAGAATGCCTAATATTGAGTCGAGGCCGAACTGAACTTAAACAAGTAGTACCTCCGAGGATTCAGGTTGACCACATTCGGCTCTTGATCCGTGTAATCTTTGACAGAGACTAAGTCATTTGTTTAAAACTATGAAGTTATCGAAGTTCAGAACCTGATGCATGGAAGTGCACATTAATTTACAGACAAGGTGTTTTTGTTCCCATTGTTAAGATAAACAGAAATAGAGTGGATTTATTGCCGTACAACGGACAAGCTACGTTAAAATTCCATCCCGGGAACATTGTACTTTCTTACATATTCACTGCTTACTGCTGTTAAAAATCAGACAAAATTACTTATGTTGTACTTATGCTTTTCACAGATTGTGCAATCAAATACACATTACTAAGCAACAAATCTGTCTCTTCAACTCACAGAGGAATGAAAATGTATGGAATCCAAGGCTGCATTTGGATGCGCAGAGTCGCAATCCAAGACAATATAGTTGAGGAAACTGGACAAAATTCCTTGCTTCAAATACTTCACAAACTTCCATTACTCaaagttttttaattatcaaatgcatgattaattaatgacAAGGGCGTTTATatcaaagagaaacaaacatcACAAAGGACACGGTACGTTGCTTTTTGAGCCCCACAAATCGTTCCGTCTCCAATAGCAAAAATCCATTTGGGAAACCCCACCATCAATAAATTAACCTTAAGTTTCCCTCCATGATTTAAAACTTGGAAATTTAACGTTCCAAAACCGTTCTTCATTAGCATAATCCACTAAAATAAGGCACCTCTGTATTTGTCTGTATCTCACTGATTCTATCCTCAGTTTAAGCTGTTCAGCTCTTTCTACTTAAGCCGTTGGCTCATACAACTTCTAAGCCATTAACGCTTATTCACTAACTCTATACAATAGAATGATGCTTTTTATGCTGATATCTGAATGTGTCTGTGTGTCAGTTCCTAAACTAAATAATGAACTGTTTTTTTAAGGATATTGTTTTTGTCCGAGGGCAAAGCATATGTATATGTTTGGTGAATATATCTCGAGTTCAGCCGAGTCCGTTGGCAGCCAACCACCCACCCAACCTGGTTTTTTAATCAGcaaattcttgttttatttgaaatgatgctatttccattttttaatCAGAGTTTTCAGTGGCTACGCATTTGCAGATGAATCCAAGCTGATTGAGTTTTTGGGAATTAAACTAAGCACAAGATACAGGTTCATGGAAATGTGgacaagaaacaaataattgaGAAGAGCTTTGCAAGAATTACACTTGATGACCCTCACTCTTGGAATTACCTTATATAAATAGAGTGATGGATCGATCAGCTGTTCTCATGTGTACTTCacatacaaaagaaaaggccCGGTCCAGAACCAGCCTAGTTGATTTCATAACATAGTGTGCCTCATGGATGGATGTGACGCTACGAAAACTACCCTTTCCACGAGCAAAGTGCAACCTGCAAAGTCAGCATCAGCACGAAGATTTGTGGGCGTAAGGCAGAGGCCTTCAGGTCGATGGGTTGCTGAGATCAAGGACTCGTCTCAACGAGTGAGACTATGGCTTGGAACTTATGACACCCCTGAAGAGGCTGCTCGAGCCTATGATGAGGCGGCTCGTGCCCTTCGTGGGGAAAATGCACGTACAAACTTTGCTTCTGCAAATCCAATCCCAAACCAAGCCAAGTCATCAAACTCAAATGGGGCTGAATCTGAGATCAGGCATGGACTTAGTTTTTCTTCACTGAAAGCTAAGTTAAGCAAGAACCTACAGAGTATCATGGCCAGGAACTCGGAGAACAAGGCAGCTAAGAGTAGAGTAAGTGACCACTTCACTTTTGCCAGTATCTTCCACTTCAGGGGCTACAATCAATACCAACAAAATCCAGTTGATATGAAGAAAATCGAAAAGGTGGTGCAGCCAAGTGTCATTGTCCCTCATGTTCCGGATGAGCCATCTCCTTGGGAGGGCTCAAGCCCCGACTACAGCAGCGAATGGGCTAGTTTCCACCACCATGGTTTCGACTCTGACGGGTCGGACATGAGCGATGTTTACAGTCTAAGTGAACAAGGCTTTGGCGATCAAATGATGGGGTGGATTAGCAGCCCTGAGGTGATGAGTGCTGCAGCTGGAACTGAGGGATCAAGGAGTAAAAGATTCAAAGTTTCTTCTTCTGTTGTGGTTCCACCAACTTTTAGCGAACGTCCAGCCCATGGTGATTGGTGAAAAGCTGAAAAGTTCCTCTACTTTAGCTACTGATAACCCTTGATGTCCAAAAACGCATACGTCTCCTGTTCAATGTAACATCTGAAAACATGTACAgtatgaaaaaacaagaaactgACAGAGTTCATCTCTGCGAATAAAAGATCAGTAGTTGTTCCATTAGCGTAAAGGGATGTATCGTTTGGAagaacaacatattaaaatcaGCTTATTGTTATGTATACTAGATCAGACAGTTTTGATCtttggaaaattttacttCAAAGAGTTTATTCAACTTAATTCCAACACAAAGAAACAGCATATAGAAAGCTTTTGGCCATTTATAATAGTCATTGCCAGCTctctaaacaaattattaacTAGTCTGATCTTTGCTTTTCCCCACAAACTACAGAAAGCAACTACAGTGCTTACATAAGTACGCTAATTTGGAGGTTTCAGGCAACATATTTTACACCTTTTATTTGCTTTCCAGTCATCATTCTTAATTCATCAAGTTGGTAGTTTTGTTGCCATTACACATTAAAAGAATGCAATCCTCTTCTGTCTGACCCAAGAATATCAGTGATCTCATAGCATTAGCTCAAGTACAAGCTCAAGAATGTGGACAAGAGGTTATAATGCTCAAGTACAATTCTCAAGAATGTGGACAAGAGACTACGATGctcaaatacaattttcaaaaatgtgGACAAGATGTTGGACTTAAGCAGACGTGTGATGTGCGGTCCTGCTTGGCCGGACCTATAACAGACACTCATACTGTAACCATCACTATAAATATGTTGAATTCTTCGTGAGATAAATCATGACACTTTGGTTTATTGCCAATTGGTAAATGTTTCTttcatatacataattaaatggTCCTTTTTATTGCAACTAACATTTGGAATTGACCATATGTTCCAATGTGGTCATGTTCATATGGATTGGAAGaaagaatacaaaaatacaaattagtACTTTAAGGATAGTTGGTTAGGttgttaatgtaattacaaGAAGTTGTGTGATACATTTGaagtatatattatgtaaaatataagcAGTTGTTTAACACATCTTAGTTGGTGTGCCTTACTTATGGACATTGCCCTTTTACTAGTAGGCCAGCTGCGCTGATCTGTTTGTTTGTGATTTTGATCCAATATTTTTAGGGGCATCatcaaatgtaattaattagttctgTTTATAggaatttcatataattagaatataatatatatatatatgtaagattaagatatatttgaattttattgtaagAAGACTTTAAAAGGATCAATTGAAGTATGCGGCCCATAAAGCTCTCGGAGCCCAAACTAGAGGGCCCAACTTTGAGCCCATCGTGGGGATGCTGTCGTTTAGATTCAGCGTTGAAATTTTCTCTGACTTCACAAATTAAAGGGTTTCTCCACATCGATCCACTGCAGAAGAAGCCTGAAGGTAACATCTTGCTACTCTTTTCTTCCTACTCGCGTGCTTCTGTCTTCCTACCGTAATTTACATAATCGTATATGTGTTTGGGGAGGTAGAGGTTTCCGGATCTGATCTTTTTCTCGCTGGTTAGCGTTTCAGGTGTATTGC encodes:
- the LOC105174306 gene encoding ethylene-responsive transcription factor ERF087-like, coding for MDGCDATKTTLSTSKVQPAKSASARRFVGVRQRPSGRWVAEIKDSSQRVRLWLGTYDTPEEAARAYDEAARALRGENARTNFASANPIPNQAKSSNSNGAESEIRHGLSFSSLKAKLSKNLQSIMARNSENKAAKSRVSDHFTFASIFHFRGYNQYQQNPVDMKKIEKVVQPSVIVPHVPDEPSPWEGSSPDYSSEWASFHHHGFDSDGSDMSDVYSLSEQGFGDQMMGWISSPEVMSAAAGTEGSRSKRFKVSSSVVVPPTFSERPAHGDW